The Daphnia pulex isolate KAP4 chromosome 7, ASM2113471v1 genome includes the window CCGAAAACAACTCCCGTTTCGTCGTGATTGGAGGCAGCTCTTTAACTCTCAATTTGTAACAGTCGCTGTTGCAGTCCCATGCGAGCCCCAAAATGTATTCTGTCGGTAAGGCGCCATAATTTAAGTCAAGGATCGATCCGGCCCGGTCTTCCGCTGGAATTGTTTCTAGGACCCGTTTAGATGAGGACGCAAAGCCCGTTAATTTAAAACCACCGATCGCCAGCGATTCTGTGACGTCCTTTGCGAATTTTATGGCTTCCCTTTCGGTGTCGAACGAGTCACTCAAATTATCAGCGTAAAAATTTTGCTTTATTCGCGATGCAACTTCGggatattttctgttttgatttACCGCATGCTGCAAGACCCAAATGGCCGCGGTTGATGCATGGACTGCCCCAAATACCAAGGTCGTCATTTGGTATGTCTTCAGCGGTTTATTGCTTCCGAATTCGCGGAAGACAAATCGTTGGAGAGACTGATGTTTTTCTGGAATTCCGACGCGATGATAAAAGGCCGCTATATCCGCAGAAAGCGCAAAAAGACATTCCCTCGACCGTAGCAGCACTCCTATTAGCTTTGGGAGCAACGGCGGCCCACGGAGAAGTTGGTTGTTGAGCGAGACTTGACAAAAACTTGCAGCACAATCCATAACCACTCTGATTTTCCCTGGTTTGTTCGGATTTTCAACGAAGTGATGCGGCAAATACCATATCATTCCTTCCGGCTTGTTGATTGCAGACGAGTCTACCTTTACAGCGGTGCCGGAATCAATAAGCTTTTTTACGATTAGATTGTATTTGTCCGCATAATGTTGGTTTTCCGGCAGCGAGAGACGTCGTTCCATCCCATAATACCTAGACACAGcctgttttctattattaGGGAAGACAAAGCCTTTTGAGCGTAGAGGGAGATCCACCTGCCATCCGCACCCGATGAAAATTACTGATGATTCGAGCACGGCAATTACTTGAGCATCTTCGGCCGAGGTGATCGTGGGAGCATAAACATCCGTACCGAAAGACTCGGTAGAGTGAAATTGTTCTACGAGATTACATAGCGCCTCATCATGGGAAACTGAGTGAATGTTGACATTTACTTTCTTGCTTGGCCCGGCCACAAGaaaattgggaatttttcCCACCACCGACCATCCAAATTGAGTCAGAATCGCTGTAGGGCCGTCATCTTCAATTGATTCCCTAATCTCTTTTTGAATATGGGCCGAAAGTTGGTCCGCTCCAATCAATACACCAACTTGAGAAGAGTCTATTGCTGGCAAATTCAAGTCTGCGAGATGAGCCCAGTATTTCTTCAGTTTTGGCCAATCGATTTTTCTAGGTGATAAACTGATTTTTGGAACGAGAAAAGCTTCACTGATGGGAGTTTCGTAGTTCATAGATGCAATGCGGAACGAAACGACCTTAGAGTCGATGGTGATTGAATCATTGAAGTTACCGAAGCGAATACGAAAGGTGGGCCCAgtcaaatttaaagtttttgcgAGAGCGTTCGTAATGAGCGTGGCCTCGCTCCCCGGATCTAATACCACAAATGTTTTGGCGACGGACTCATTACCTTTTACAGTGACGGGTAGGATGGCTAGCAATACGGGACGTATGTGGTATGGGTTACGTGCACGAATCGTTAAAACAGTTAGAGATTCGTTACCTTGAGTTTTTGCAGACGGAAATTGGCGATCGGCTCCGTGTAAGAGAGTGTTGTGGGCCTTTCCGCAGTCCTTACACTTCACGTCAGTGCGGGAGCAATTTCTTCCGTAGTGGCCTTGTGTCAagcatttgaaacaaaaattgttgtcgGCGCAGAGAGCTGCTCGTTTGTTgaccaacattttcttgaaaacgTTGCAATACTCGAGGCGATGACCAGGATTGGCACTGCAGGCAGGGCACTGCGGAGCTGCtactttttcttgaattcCGTTCGTCAACACAGTAGGTCCACGATAATTACTGCTACCAGGTTGACCATAGCCGCCTTGCTGCCGAGGGTGAGTATTATGGGCGGGTTTATTAACGACATCTCCGGCCACGGAAAGTCGAATTCCACGATACTCTTCTGCTCCGACAGCGATATCAATCCACTTGTCGAAATCTCGTAGCGATGGTAGATTCGGACGAAGGGAATATGCATATTTTCCCCAGTCGATTTGAAGCTGAATTGGAAGCTTTGAGGCGAGCGAGGAGATGACGGTTGAAAACGTAAATTCCTTGGAGTGCTCAACGGAAACGCTTGATACGGCATCACGGACATCTGCCGCTAAAGTGAAGAGCGAATTAAAGTCTCCGGTTTTGAAAGGCTGGACTTGGAGAAGGTGCTGGTTATGCGCCTGCATTATAAGACCTGGATTTCCATATTTAACTTCCAATTCTTTCCAAGCCGACTCAAATGCATATGATCCGTTGAAGATGTGGCCCATCCTTTTCCGAATATCTTCCGTAATGTTGTCTTGAAGGCCCAAAAGCTTGTAGGAGTCAGGGATGTTTGCGTCGCGAACGGTGGCGTGAATACCGTGCGCGAATCTTTGCCATTTTCGCGGATCCCCGTTGAATTTTTCGACGATAATCTTTGGCCAACGACTTGGCGGAGCGAATGTTGCCGATCTTTCGGTTGTTTCTACGGGTCGTAAGTTTCCGATGGTATCCATATTGCGCTTCGGTGTGGAGGAAAGGAGTGGGTTTCCTTGAATCGATCCATCGAGCGCACCAGCCAAGAGCTTTTCGCGCTCGATTGCCATTTtaatatcttcttcttctctctcgcaTTGACGTAAAAGATCATCCATCTTGCGGGAACGTTCGacctttttcctttcgagTTCGAATTCAAGTTCAATTCTTCGCCGTTTCGCTTGATTGGCTTCGTTAGGCTCGACTTGGTTATTGATGCCACCCGCCGAGCCCAAATTTAATGGGTTGATGGGAGGATCGTCCGGCGGAGTCCTGCGAACAGGTCGTTGGTTTATTTCATTATGCTCTGGACCGCTATCCTGATCTTCTTCTGTTCCATTGGATTCAGTCGGGGGATCCTGCTGCAGAGCTTGATCAACATTCGAGTCTTCAACGACCCATCTTTCAAAGCGCGGGTTAGCGCCGGGTTGTAAATACCCTCCAATAGCAAGCCGTGCTTGCCTATTTACCGCAGCAACGCTTTGGATGTAGTCCTCTGCTGCCGCTCTTTCTTGATCATCCAGGTCTCTCGCGACGACGTACCGCTCGTTAATCGCCGTGATACGCTCTAGCGCAGCCTCAAGATCCGTTGACAACACCGCGAATACAGCTTGCGATGCCCGTCTGTTAATCATGCTGTACACTCGCGTAACGAGGTTCGTTTGCTGGCGTTTTGTAGTGGTTCGAAGCCGGAACAAATCCGGGGCATTCATTAATTCCAGGTCGGCCATGGCGTCGGAAGATT containing:
- the LOC124197796 gene encoding uncharacterized protein LOC124197796, whose amino-acid sequence is MINRRASQAVFAVLSTDLEAALERITAINERYVVARDLDDQERAAAEDYIQSVAAVNRQARLAIGGYLQPGANPRFERWVVEDSNVDQALQQDPPTESNGTEEDQDSGPEHNEINQRPVRRTPPDDPPINPLNLGSAGGINNQVEPNEANQAKRRRIELEFELERKKVERSRKMDDLLRQCEREEEDIKMAIEREKLLAGALDGSIQGNPLLSSTPKRNMDTIGNLRPVETTERSATFAPPSRWPKIIVEKFNGDPRKWQRFAHGIHATVRDANIPDSYKLLGLQDNITEDIRKRMGHIFNGSYAFESAWKELEVKYGNPGLIMQAHNQHLLQVQPFKTGDFNSLFTLAADVRDAVSSVSVEHSKEFTFSTVISSLASKLPIQLQIDWGKYAYSLRPNLPSLRDFDKWIDIAVGAEEYRGIRLSVAGDVVNKPAHNTHPRQQGGYGQPGSSNYRGPTVLTNGIQEKVAAPQCPACSANPGHRLEYCNVFKKMLVNKRAALCADNNFCFKCLTQGHYGRNCSRTDVKCKDCGKAHNTLLHGADRQFPSAKTQGNESLTVLTIRARNPYHIRPVLLAILPVTVKGNESVAKTFVVLDPGSEATLITNALAKTLNLTGPTFRIRFGNFNDSITIDSKVVSFRIASMNYETPISEAFLVPKISLSPRKIDWPKLKKYWAHLADLNLPAIDSSQVGVLIGADQLSAHIQKEIRESIEDDGPTAILTQFGWSVVGKIPNFLVAGPSKKVNVNIHSVSHDEALCNLVEQFHSTESFGTDVYAPTITSAEDAQVIAVLESSVIFIGCGWQVDLPLRSKGFVFPNNRKQAVSRYYGMERRLSLPENQHYADKYNLIVKKLIDSGTAVKVDSSAINKPEGMIWYLPHHFVENPNKPGKIRVVMDCAASFCQVSLNNQLLRGPPLLPKLIGVLLRSRECLFALSADIAAFYHRVGIPEKHQSLQRFVFREFGSNKPLKTYQMTTLVFGAVHASTAAIWVLQHAVNQNRKYPEVASRIKQNFYADNLSDSFDTEREAIKFAKDVTESLAIGGFKLTGFASSSKRVLETIPAEDRAGSILDLNYGALPTEYILGLAWDCNSDCYKLRVKELPPITTKRELFSAMSREFDPLGICLPVITYAKLLFQETCKLRSRISPYKIDRNNIRVH